In Mastigocladopsis repens PCC 10914, a single window of DNA contains:
- a CDS encoding type II toxin-antitoxin system HigB family toxin has product MHLISIRNLRVDAARYSDVASQIESWYRVVKSASWRHLDDVRKVYLTAEAVSHFTIFNIKGNAYRLIVGIDYETQTVYHKYFLTHAEYDKEDWKNDPYY; this is encoded by the coding sequence ATGCATCTTATAAGTATTCGTAACCTGCGTGTCGATGCTGCCCGATATTCAGATGTGGCTTCTCAAATTGAATCTTGGTATCGAGTTGTTAAATCTGCATCATGGCGACACTTGGATGATGTTCGGAAAGTTTACCTAACAGCAGAGGCTGTAAGTCACTTCACTATATTCAATATCAAAGGCAATGCTTATCGTCTAATTGTAGGCATTGATTATGAGACTCAAACTGTTTATCACAAGTATTTTCTGACTCATGCTGAATACGACAAGGAAGATTGGAAAAATGATCCATATTATTAA
- a CDS encoding helix-turn-helix domain-containing protein, with translation MTFDNATYSQLLVEYQPKIITTEEEYDRALQTVEKLMINKKRTPEQTALLQLLVTLIEDHENKFYPIPLSSAHAVLAHLIEVKGIKQVDLVGILGSKGVVSEVINGKRSISKAQAKALGEFFNVSPALFI, from the coding sequence ATGACTTTTGACAATGCCACATATAGCCAACTATTAGTGGAGTATCAACCCAAAATCATTACAACTGAAGAGGAATATGATCGCGCTCTTCAAACTGTTGAAAAGCTGATGATAAATAAAAAACGTACTCCAGAACAAACTGCTTTATTGCAACTACTGGTCACTCTCATTGAAGACCATGAGAACAAGTTTTATCCCATACCATTATCCTCTGCTCATGCCGTACTTGCACACTTAATAGAAGTAAAAGGGATTAAACAAGTTGACTTAGTTGGAATTCTTGGCTCTAAGGGAGTTGTTTCTGAAGTTATCAATGGCAAGCGCTCAATTAGCAAGGCACAGGCAAAAGCTCTGGGAGAGTTTTTTAATGTCTCTCCAGCACTGTTCATCTAA